The Colletes latitarsis isolate SP2378_abdomen chromosome 1, iyColLati1, whole genome shotgun sequence genome has a segment encoding these proteins:
- the LOC143351949 gene encoding protein fem-1 homolog C isoform X1 encodes MLEVQDTRNYHCDACPLIVIASVFCVLKGFVHREVNNCGGNRRREMAYEMDGNGRVSRVFLGRRGKDEIERLIGIKTHGATPLVMACRNGHYDVAEYLIEQCGADIEQPGSVVVDGETIEGAPPLWCAAAAGHAALVRLLVKKGANVNSTTKTNSTPLRAACFDGHLDIVRYLVFHGADIEMANRHGHTSLMIACFKGHIRIARFLLRQRADVNRQSAKGNTALHDCAESGSLEIVKVLIQYHARMDVDSYGMTPLLAAAVTGHKHIVEYFISIPHLVSREECIDALELLGATYVDKKRDTIGALELWKRAMDERYRPDRPVVLKSSQSSAIAAYNYTREISDPDALDDLVTDPDEVRMQALVIRERILGPAHPDTSYYIRYRGAVYADSGEFNRCIELWNYALDIQQSMLEPLDPMTQSSLTSFTQLFSLMLWRETTSTGRRVPPVQTEELIRVFKKAVLEVKLGKQILDKAPTSDREIYFNRVLVITLHLACLLTREIPEEGTEKYIALHKAIYELVQINAKGKNGCDVLQLIHSGDTSVSHSSKFPSPHLATALIKVGADVTARDNDGNTALHLTALSRFWRLDLAITLLEAGAHIDTVNNEGKTFETLLYDKRLYDLVNPVKYTTLACLAARVVRRTYRIENLPKHLQAFVQMH; translated from the exons ttCAAGACACGCGTAATTATCACTGCGATGCGTGCCCTCTGATCGTAATTGCATCGGTGTTCTGCGTTTTAAAAGGCTTCGTTCACCGAGAAGTAAATAATTGTGGGGGAAACAGAAGACGAGAAATGGCTTACGAGATGGATGGCAACGGTCGGGTATCGCGG GTGTTTCTGGGGCGTCGAGGAAAAGATGAGATAGAACGTTTAATCGGTATCAAAACTCACGGCGCTACACCGTTAGTCATGGCCTGTCGAAACGGACACTACGATGTAGCTGAATACCTCATCGAACAATGTGGGGCAGACATCGAGCAACCTGGGTCAG TTGTGGTCGATGGCGAAACGATAGAAGGTGCTCCACCCCTATGGTGCGCTGCAGCTGCTGGCCATGCAGCATTGGTCAGACTGCTGGTGAAAAAAGGTGCCAACGTGAACTCGACCACCAAAACGAACTCCACACCCTTGCGTGCAGCTTGCTTCGACGGCCATTTAGATATTGTCAGATATTTGGTATTCCACGGGGCTG ATATTGAGATGGCGAATCGTCACGGGCACACGAGTCTAATGATCGCCTGTTTCAAAGGTCACATTAGAATCGCCAGGTTTCTACTTCGACAGAGAGCAGACGTTAATCGACAATCCGCGAAAGGTAACACGGCGTTGCACGATTGCGCCGAAAGTGGATCCTTGGAAATCGTGAAGGTACTCATCCAGTATCATGCCCGGATGGACGTGGACTCCTACGGGATGACACCTCTCCTTGCGGCAGCAGTAACAG GTCATAAGCACATCGTGGAATACTTTATCAGTATACCGCATTTGGTCAGCCGGGAGGAATGCATAGACGCGTTGGAACTTTTGGGCGCCACTTACGTGGATAAAAAGAGAGATACGATCGGTGCGCTCGAACTTTGGAAACGTGCGATGGACGAACG ATATCGACCCGATCGTCCGGTGGTATTAAAATCATCGCAATCATCCGCTATAGCTGCTTACAATTATACGCGAGAGATCTCCGACCCCGACGCGTTGGACGACTTGGTAACCGACCCGGACGAAGTGCGAATGCAAGCACTCGTAATCAGAGAACGAATATTAGGCCCTGCTCATCCCGACACTAGTTACTATATTCGCTACAGAGGAGCTGTTTACGCGGATAGCGGGGAGTTCAATCGTTGCATCGAACTGTGGAATTATGCCTTAGACATACAACAGAGTATGTTGGAGCCGCTCGATCCGATGACTCAGAGTTCGCTCACCAGTTTTACCCAGCTTTTTAGCTTAATGCTGTGGAGAGAGACGACAAGCACGGGGCGTAGAGTACCTCCAGTTCAAACGGAAGAACTTATTAGAGTgtttaagaaagct GTTTTAGAAGTGAAattaggaaaacaaatattggaCAAAGCGCCGACCAGCGACcgtgaaatatattttaacagAGTTCTCGTGATCACGTTACATCTGGCATGTTTATTAACGCGCGAAATACCAGAAGAGGGCACCGAGAAATATATCGCGCTACACAAAGCGATTTACGAATTAGTTCAAATAAATGCCAAAGGCAAAAAT GGTTGTGATGTATTGCAATTAATTCATAGTGGGGATACTTCGGTAAGCCACTCTTCCAAGTTCCCTTCTCCACATTTGGCAACGGCTCTTATAAAAGTTGGCGCCGATGTCACGGCAAGGGACAATGACGGAAATACAGCGCTACACCTGACCGCTCTATCGCGTTTTTGGCGGCTAGATCTTGCCATCACCCTCCTCGAGGCCGGTGCTCATATCGATACCGTGAATAACGAAGGTAAAACCTTCGAAACGTTGTTATACGATAAACGGCTTTACGATTTGGTAAATCCCGTAAAATACACTACGCTCGCCTGCTTGGCAGCCAGAGTGGTCAGAAGAACATATAGAATAGAAAATCTTCCAAAACATCTTCAAGCCTTTGTTCAAATGCATTAA
- the LOC143351949 gene encoding protein fem-1 homolog CG6966 isoform X3 translates to MAYEMDGNGRVSRVFLGRRGKDEIERLIGIKTHGATPLVMACRNGHYDVAEYLIEQCGADIEQPGSVVVDGETIEGAPPLWCAAAAGHAALVRLLVKKGANVNSTTKTNSTPLRAACFDGHLDIVRYLVFHGADIEMANRHGHTSLMIACFKGHIRIARFLLRQRADVNRQSAKGNTALHDCAESGSLEIVKVLIQYHARMDVDSYGMTPLLAAAVTGHKHIVEYFISIPHLVSREECIDALELLGATYVDKKRDTIGALELWKRAMDERYRPDRPVVLKSSQSSAIAAYNYTREISDPDALDDLVTDPDEVRMQALVIRERILGPAHPDTSYYIRYRGAVYADSGEFNRCIELWNYALDIQQSMLEPLDPMTQSSLTSFTQLFSLMLWRETTSTGRRVPPVQTEELIRVFKKAVLEVKLGKQILDKAPTSDREIYFNRVLVITLHLACLLTREIPEEGTEKYIALHKAIYELVQINAKGKNGCDVLQLIHSGDTSVSHSSKFPSPHLATALIKVGADVTARDNDGNTALHLTALSRFWRLDLAITLLEAGAHIDTVNNEGKTFETLLYDKRLYDLVNPVKYTTLACLAARVVRRTYRIENLPKHLQAFVQMH, encoded by the exons ATGGCTTACGAGATGGATGGCAACGGTCGGGTATCGCGG GTGTTTCTGGGGCGTCGAGGAAAAGATGAGATAGAACGTTTAATCGGTATCAAAACTCACGGCGCTACACCGTTAGTCATGGCCTGTCGAAACGGACACTACGATGTAGCTGAATACCTCATCGAACAATGTGGGGCAGACATCGAGCAACCTGGGTCAG TTGTGGTCGATGGCGAAACGATAGAAGGTGCTCCACCCCTATGGTGCGCTGCAGCTGCTGGCCATGCAGCATTGGTCAGACTGCTGGTGAAAAAAGGTGCCAACGTGAACTCGACCACCAAAACGAACTCCACACCCTTGCGTGCAGCTTGCTTCGACGGCCATTTAGATATTGTCAGATATTTGGTATTCCACGGGGCTG ATATTGAGATGGCGAATCGTCACGGGCACACGAGTCTAATGATCGCCTGTTTCAAAGGTCACATTAGAATCGCCAGGTTTCTACTTCGACAGAGAGCAGACGTTAATCGACAATCCGCGAAAGGTAACACGGCGTTGCACGATTGCGCCGAAAGTGGATCCTTGGAAATCGTGAAGGTACTCATCCAGTATCATGCCCGGATGGACGTGGACTCCTACGGGATGACACCTCTCCTTGCGGCAGCAGTAACAG GTCATAAGCACATCGTGGAATACTTTATCAGTATACCGCATTTGGTCAGCCGGGAGGAATGCATAGACGCGTTGGAACTTTTGGGCGCCACTTACGTGGATAAAAAGAGAGATACGATCGGTGCGCTCGAACTTTGGAAACGTGCGATGGACGAACG ATATCGACCCGATCGTCCGGTGGTATTAAAATCATCGCAATCATCCGCTATAGCTGCTTACAATTATACGCGAGAGATCTCCGACCCCGACGCGTTGGACGACTTGGTAACCGACCCGGACGAAGTGCGAATGCAAGCACTCGTAATCAGAGAACGAATATTAGGCCCTGCTCATCCCGACACTAGTTACTATATTCGCTACAGAGGAGCTGTTTACGCGGATAGCGGGGAGTTCAATCGTTGCATCGAACTGTGGAATTATGCCTTAGACATACAACAGAGTATGTTGGAGCCGCTCGATCCGATGACTCAGAGTTCGCTCACCAGTTTTACCCAGCTTTTTAGCTTAATGCTGTGGAGAGAGACGACAAGCACGGGGCGTAGAGTACCTCCAGTTCAAACGGAAGAACTTATTAGAGTgtttaagaaagct GTTTTAGAAGTGAAattaggaaaacaaatattggaCAAAGCGCCGACCAGCGACcgtgaaatatattttaacagAGTTCTCGTGATCACGTTACATCTGGCATGTTTATTAACGCGCGAAATACCAGAAGAGGGCACCGAGAAATATATCGCGCTACACAAAGCGATTTACGAATTAGTTCAAATAAATGCCAAAGGCAAAAAT GGTTGTGATGTATTGCAATTAATTCATAGTGGGGATACTTCGGTAAGCCACTCTTCCAAGTTCCCTTCTCCACATTTGGCAACGGCTCTTATAAAAGTTGGCGCCGATGTCACGGCAAGGGACAATGACGGAAATACAGCGCTACACCTGACCGCTCTATCGCGTTTTTGGCGGCTAGATCTTGCCATCACCCTCCTCGAGGCCGGTGCTCATATCGATACCGTGAATAACGAAGGTAAAACCTTCGAAACGTTGTTATACGATAAACGGCTTTACGATTTGGTAAATCCCGTAAAATACACTACGCTCGCCTGCTTGGCAGCCAGAGTGGTCAGAAGAACATATAGAATAGAAAATCTTCCAAAACATCTTCAAGCCTTTGTTCAAATGCATTAA
- the LOC143351949 gene encoding protein fem-1 homolog C isoform X2, with product MDFKNMVYNAARDGKLKCLKVFLGRRGKDEIERLIGIKTHGATPLVMACRNGHYDVAEYLIEQCGADIEQPGSVVVDGETIEGAPPLWCAAAAGHAALVRLLVKKGANVNSTTKTNSTPLRAACFDGHLDIVRYLVFHGADIEMANRHGHTSLMIACFKGHIRIARFLLRQRADVNRQSAKGNTALHDCAESGSLEIVKVLIQYHARMDVDSYGMTPLLAAAVTGHKHIVEYFISIPHLVSREECIDALELLGATYVDKKRDTIGALELWKRAMDERYRPDRPVVLKSSQSSAIAAYNYTREISDPDALDDLVTDPDEVRMQALVIRERILGPAHPDTSYYIRYRGAVYADSGEFNRCIELWNYALDIQQSMLEPLDPMTQSSLTSFTQLFSLMLWRETTSTGRRVPPVQTEELIRVFKKAVLEVKLGKQILDKAPTSDREIYFNRVLVITLHLACLLTREIPEEGTEKYIALHKAIYELVQINAKGKNGCDVLQLIHSGDTSVSHSSKFPSPHLATALIKVGADVTARDNDGNTALHLTALSRFWRLDLAITLLEAGAHIDTVNNEGKTFETLLYDKRLYDLVNPVKYTTLACLAARVVRRTYRIENLPKHLQAFVQMH from the exons GTGTTTCTGGGGCGTCGAGGAAAAGATGAGATAGAACGTTTAATCGGTATCAAAACTCACGGCGCTACACCGTTAGTCATGGCCTGTCGAAACGGACACTACGATGTAGCTGAATACCTCATCGAACAATGTGGGGCAGACATCGAGCAACCTGGGTCAG TTGTGGTCGATGGCGAAACGATAGAAGGTGCTCCACCCCTATGGTGCGCTGCAGCTGCTGGCCATGCAGCATTGGTCAGACTGCTGGTGAAAAAAGGTGCCAACGTGAACTCGACCACCAAAACGAACTCCACACCCTTGCGTGCAGCTTGCTTCGACGGCCATTTAGATATTGTCAGATATTTGGTATTCCACGGGGCTG ATATTGAGATGGCGAATCGTCACGGGCACACGAGTCTAATGATCGCCTGTTTCAAAGGTCACATTAGAATCGCCAGGTTTCTACTTCGACAGAGAGCAGACGTTAATCGACAATCCGCGAAAGGTAACACGGCGTTGCACGATTGCGCCGAAAGTGGATCCTTGGAAATCGTGAAGGTACTCATCCAGTATCATGCCCGGATGGACGTGGACTCCTACGGGATGACACCTCTCCTTGCGGCAGCAGTAACAG GTCATAAGCACATCGTGGAATACTTTATCAGTATACCGCATTTGGTCAGCCGGGAGGAATGCATAGACGCGTTGGAACTTTTGGGCGCCACTTACGTGGATAAAAAGAGAGATACGATCGGTGCGCTCGAACTTTGGAAACGTGCGATGGACGAACG ATATCGACCCGATCGTCCGGTGGTATTAAAATCATCGCAATCATCCGCTATAGCTGCTTACAATTATACGCGAGAGATCTCCGACCCCGACGCGTTGGACGACTTGGTAACCGACCCGGACGAAGTGCGAATGCAAGCACTCGTAATCAGAGAACGAATATTAGGCCCTGCTCATCCCGACACTAGTTACTATATTCGCTACAGAGGAGCTGTTTACGCGGATAGCGGGGAGTTCAATCGTTGCATCGAACTGTGGAATTATGCCTTAGACATACAACAGAGTATGTTGGAGCCGCTCGATCCGATGACTCAGAGTTCGCTCACCAGTTTTACCCAGCTTTTTAGCTTAATGCTGTGGAGAGAGACGACAAGCACGGGGCGTAGAGTACCTCCAGTTCAAACGGAAGAACTTATTAGAGTgtttaagaaagct GTTTTAGAAGTGAAattaggaaaacaaatattggaCAAAGCGCCGACCAGCGACcgtgaaatatattttaacagAGTTCTCGTGATCACGTTACATCTGGCATGTTTATTAACGCGCGAAATACCAGAAGAGGGCACCGAGAAATATATCGCGCTACACAAAGCGATTTACGAATTAGTTCAAATAAATGCCAAAGGCAAAAAT GGTTGTGATGTATTGCAATTAATTCATAGTGGGGATACTTCGGTAAGCCACTCTTCCAAGTTCCCTTCTCCACATTTGGCAACGGCTCTTATAAAAGTTGGCGCCGATGTCACGGCAAGGGACAATGACGGAAATACAGCGCTACACCTGACCGCTCTATCGCGTTTTTGGCGGCTAGATCTTGCCATCACCCTCCTCGAGGCCGGTGCTCATATCGATACCGTGAATAACGAAGGTAAAACCTTCGAAACGTTGTTATACGATAAACGGCTTTACGATTTGGTAAATCCCGTAAAATACACTACGCTCGCCTGCTTGGCAGCCAGAGTGGTCAGAAGAACATATAGAATAGAAAATCTTCCAAAACATCTTCAAGCCTTTGTTCAAATGCATTAA